The genomic region tgcctaatgtggggcttgaacacaccaCCCtaagatcgagtcacatgctctaccactgagccaggcaggtgcccttataattttttaaatttcaccttTCTCTAACCAATTGGAGCTCATCTAAGTGTGCACATCGGTGAGGTAAGTTCACTGATGTAACAACCCACACATCTCAGTGGCTTCACAAAGTAAATGCTGATACATCTCTGTTCACTTCACAGTCCGGTGTGGAGGGAGTCCGGGGAGGGATACAGCTCCAGGCGGTCAGACTTCTACAGTGCAGCTGTCTCATTTCCTAGGGGCCAGAGGTCTCCACTGGATTCTCTGCATCCAGCCCTTGGAGTAGGCATGAGATGCGTTCACATTCCTGGGGCCAGAACCCAATGCCACAGCCTGAGGCAAAGGACCCAAGAAATGGGTGTgccagagaagagaagacagagaaatcagTGAAGAGTTACACAATCTGCCACAAAATGTTTGCTAACTTTGGAGATTCCTCTTCTACAAATTTCCTAATCACACCctcactcctttttttctttggacTTCCTCCTAGTccaaatttgtatattttgacTTGGctgttttttgtatattctagaaGGTGTTGGTTTTATCCATTGCAAAGATTTCTTCCAGTCTGTCTGCCTGATCACTTTGGCTACGGGTCTATCATCAATCAGCAATCTAAGTTTTATCTAGTTTAATAAATAGTTAAATCTAACTATGTAACCTAGTTAAGCAGTACGTAGccttatggtttttgtttttgaaactgcGTTTGTTATTTGCTTACAGGCTTAACCTCTGAATTCCTCTTAAATGCACCTTGTCACTTGTTAAGGCAACATGTAGTAGAAAGTCCCAAAGGAAAAAGCCCACCCCAAAACTAATTGCCCTGCTATGAAGTCTTTCCCCCAGCATACAGTTTCTCACAATCCTATAGGTCCTAGCCTGGAAAAACTCAATTCTCTGAAGCTTCTGTCTGAATGTACAAAACTGTTCAGAAAGCCCTTTCTACTGGCTGGAGAGTTGGGTGACAGCCAGACCACAGAGCGCGTGCCATTAAAATGGTTGCAACCTTCAAGGGTGTTGCGTTGGAAATTTTTCAGACACACTGGAATGTCTTTTAATCTCCCTCCCATGTTGTTTCTTGACTTTGATCTCTTGCTCATGTTTTCCCCTTGCCTAAAAAAGCCCTTGGCTAAACCTTCCTATTCTTAAGACTCAACCTGGGCATtgcttccaggaagccttctgtgACCTCCCTCGCCCCACCCCACATCTACGTTAACGCACCTCTTCTGTGTTCCCCAGTACCTGTCCTACTCTCGTGCGGAACAAACCACTCCGCGTGGCAGTGGCCATTTGCCCACCTAACTGTGAACTTTTTGGAAGAGCTGAATCCAATTCTCCTTTGTTTCCTTAGCACCAGCATGAGACCTGACACATGTATTGGCATTAATAGCTGTCGAGTGGATCTGATGGACTTGCTGGGCCCTATCCACTGCACTtgaccctcctgcccctgcctcatGAAATTTGGGGAGATTTTCACTACAATAGAGAGGGCTCAGAAGAATTCCACTCCAGCAGCCAGCTAGGGcgcctctcccttgctctttgtCCAAGCTACTAATGGGCTGATCCTTCAGCACAAGGACCTGGGCTTTAGTTTCTGTtgtggaaggggaggggggcattCATCCTATATATGGTTGAGTGAAGGTCAGTGAAAATCAGGGTCCTCTGGCCGGGCCGTGGCCCTCCTCTTCCTGATTCCCACATTCAGAGGTCAGGTTGAAAAGGAGAGCAGGCCTCAGGCAAACAAGGTTGAGGGAAGACTGTCCTCTGCCCCATGGACCTTGCAGTCCGCCAAGCTCAAGGCTCCACTGCCCCCTTGTGTCCGGAGAGTGAAGGACAAGGGAAATAATCCAAAACAGGTTTAGGACTGGTCCCCAGGGAGCCATCTTGctgtcctgcctccttcccctgaaGGACACACTCACATACAGAGACACATGGTCAGGTGGACGGCCTGCCTTGTCTTCCAGGGGTGTGCCAGCCATCCCCCTCACTGCCTGCTCTTTCCCCTGGAGGTCTGAGTGCCTGGGATCCTCCTCTGGAAGGcaaaataaggggggggggctTGAACATTGTAAAGGGGGTTTCTCCAGGGGAGGCTTGCAGACAGGATGGGAACAGGTAGGAGGGCAGCTCCCTTCTGCCTGTAGATTCTGCATCCAGAGGCATCCTCCCCTGCAGCTTTGGGGAGCTCTGTTATAGAGAGAGGGACACTGCTGGGCTTGGCACCTCCCCTAGGTGCCCCGCCCTCATAGCCCTGTCCAGCTGTGCCAGACCTCAGTCTAGGTCTGTCCATCCCAGCAACTGTCTgagcccttctcccaccccctctgccccggTTACTCTCCACAGCACCTCCCTGCTGATTTCCTTCTTagtgctcactttttttttttttttttgtctattccTTTATTGTCTGCCTTCCCTTCTCCAAAGTTGAATGAGGGCAGGGCCTTGCTGGACTCATTCACCATATCCTCAGAAGACAAAACAGGGACAGGAATATAATGGCCACTTATTCTGTTTCCTGACTGAGGTTCCCCAAACATGACTGATGTCCCCGCCCCCCAAGGCTCCCACCTTGGCCAGGCTGCTTCTTCCATCAGAAATGCTTTCAACACCGCAGCCTACCTCCACCCCACCTTCTGTTTGCCTGGCGATCGGGTActcactgtgagttcaagacTCACTTTAAACATTACCTcttggttactggagggggtgtgggagggaggatgggctaaatgagtgagaggcactaaggaatctattcctgaaatcattgttgcactagatgctaactgatttggatgtaaattgaaaaaaataaaattaaaaactaactaaataaaaataaacattacttctttgtggtgtgcctgggtggctcagtcggttgagcatccgactcctgatttcagttgacgtcatgacctcacgatttgtgggactgagccccacatcgggctctgcactcacagcgtggagcctgcttgggattctctctccctctctctctgcccctctcccacttgtactctcactcaaaataaataaataaaactttaagaagaaatattGCCTCTTTGTGATGCCTCCCTTATCTCCCCCAGATTAAGAATGACCTTCTGTGTGCCCTCCCCTCTTAACACTGCTGTCATACCGTCTGTGAATGAGCCCAACAAGGGCAAGAATTGTGTCATATTTGTTTTCACCTTCTTAGGGCCTGACAAATGGCAGGTTCTAAATGAGTATTTATTGATGAACTCTGATTACCCCCTGGAGAGTCCAATGCCCTGAGCTACCTTCCTATCCTTCCTTGTCCCCCAGCGTTCTCTCATAGGGATCCCGCCCTCCAGGCAAAGAAAACATCACATCATTTACCTGGTATCTTCCTAAGGCCATGTTTTTTAGCAGTAGAATTTCTTCCAGTGGGAGCACTTTTCCAACCAGCACCCTCTCTTAAAACTCATCTTGGCTACCACTTACTCCGTGACACCTTCCTCAGTCCCTGAGCAAGAATGAATCCTGCCCAGTGGCGTGGTTCCCATCACCATCCCTCTCCCAAATAAAGCCTGCCTTGCAGTAGAGTCCCAGGCCTACTCAGTGTCAACTTAACAAAAGCGTGTCTCTTGTTACTCCAGTGAATCGTAAACCCTTTCCGTACTTTCCAGGCCACGAGCCACGTCTTGCACATATTGGTATCTCTCTACCTCCCATGAAGCCAAACACAATGCTCACTCACAGCCCACAAAGTTTAAGGGGTAACTTGAATATCACGTAAGGGAGTCAATAGCTCCCTGAGGTGACTGCCCGTGTAACTGACACCAGGACCCCAGGACCCCAGGGGAACACACCCCGGGATGCGTGCCCACACTTGATGCAGTGAGGTAGAGCATTGGGCAAGTCGGTCCCACTGAGACCACCTGTGCCTGGACACCCTCCCCATATGCCCACCCACCTTGCTCTTTGCTTTATGttttccagcccagcccagctttCTGGCTGCACACTCCAGTGTGCCCTTGGAGCTCTCCTTGGAGGAGGTGCGAACACTCAGCCTCTGGGTGCATCTACTGCCAGCTTTTAGTAGCTAACTCCTGATCTGATCCTAGCCTTTGAGAGTCAGCTTCTCCTATCACTCATGTGGTGACACCATGGAATGGATCTGACCCACCCTCTACAACCAtcatcagcacacacacacacacatacacacacacacacacccatagccacatatacacacaagaatatacacagatacacagacaTGGGGTAGAATGTGATCAAGGGCTTAGATATGGCAAAACTGTGTTTACTGCGAGGACCAGCCCTGGGCAAAGTTTCTGAcacacctagcacagtgcccagtatttcgtaggcactcaacaaatatttgttggatgaacaAATCACTTGCTTACCCATCTCCCAACCCCCGCCAATCGTCACTGCTTTGGCAAATTCTCTGCCCACTTGAAACGCTGGTCTGCTCTACCATGCCAGTGCCCAAGGTGTTTTATCAGAGATCTCCAGGGGCAGGGCCCCAAATTTTGCACCCAGGTGTCAGTTTTTCCTGCTGAAGTTCAGCAAACACAGCATGTTCTTTCCCCTCTGGGTCTCGGCACATGCTACTGCTACTGACAATTCCTGCTCTCCACAGACTATTCCCGCCCCGTTCTTTCTCCTGGCTTCCTCCTGCTCACCCCTCCCATCTCCCGGATCTGCTGCTACTTCCTTCAAGAGTCTTCCCCAAGGGCCCCGTGCCCGTCCGCAACTGGCTTAGGTGGGTCGCACTGGACAAAAGAGAACAACGCCTCCAGCTCCCTTTAGAACTGCTTattaccggggcgcctggatggctcggtcggttaagcgtctgacttcggctcaggtcatgatctcacggtccgtgagttcgagccccgcgtcgggctctgtgctgacagctcagagcctggagcctgtttcagattctgtgtctccctctctctgaccctcccctgttcatgctctgtctctctctgtctcaaaaataaataaacattaaaaaaaattaaaaaaaaaaaaaagaactgcttatTACCTGCACCTGCAAGGTCAGTGAAAACACATACGCCATCGCACACGTAGCTGTTCAGCAGGTGTGTTCATGTTATATATTTGGGGTGTCACAGGAAGCCTGGGGAGGGGTCTTATTATTTGCATttcagagatggggaaactgaggctgtgagATACAAATGACCTACCTATCATCACAAGAGCCAAGTACCAAAACCCATGTCTTCTTGCGCCAAAGCCCGCGTTCCTTTCATTTTGTGGGACGGGGCAGCCGTGTCATCAGCAGGGGTGAAGCTGCAAATGATGAATGAGCTCAGAAGGCGAGCCGTCCCCAGATGCCTCAAGGAGGAGGGCACGGGGGACTCTACCCTCTTCGCTCCCATGCAACCCCAAGGTGCCCTCAAAACTAGGGGAGGCCAAGCTTTATTTTCTGGCCCAATTCTTCCCCAACCCCGGGACGTTAGTGGAGTATACTATGAACCTCTCTGTTTGAGAGGAACATCCCTAATTATCTGGCAATCACATATAATAAGACTCTAAAAGCATTTGCTGGCAATGAAGAGTTCTAAATAAAGCCAACCGAGcgcagagggaaggaaatggggTGGCCAAATGACCCCTGCATGCTCACCCCCCTTCCAAGTCCAATACGTCAGTCATTTCTCTGGGCCACGACGACGAACATCGCGGTGTAGTCTGACTGCTCATCCGACATGGTCTCAGCTGCCCGCGGAGCCGTCTCCAGCTTCTCGATGGTGAAGCCGGACTTCTGCAGAGCCTCACACACGAATTTCTCCttcaggggaaggcaggggaacTTCTTCGCCCCCACCATGTAGAAGGTGGTATCAAAGCCCCCGCCCAGCACCAGATGGCCCCTGGGCCGGAGCAGGGTCCTGATGTGGCGCAGGGCAGCCCGGAAGGCCTCCTGGGTGAGGCAGGCAGCCTCAAGGCACAGGGAGGAAAGGACGCAGTCCGCCAGGGGCAGGACTGCAGGTTCCAGGGGCTGTTCTTTATTCACATCACACTTGAGCACCTGGGTCACGGTTCTCCTTAGCCGCTCCTCCTTGTCAGCCCACTTGTCTCTGAgcggaggga from Panthera uncia isolate 11264 chromosome D1, Puncia_PCG_1.0, whole genome shotgun sequence harbors:
- the LOC125909590 gene encoding nicotinamide N-methyltransferase-like — protein: MALQESTALDFYQTYFEPMVYLDYFKMGQSPVGDDCLYFLLKHYNTIFKSGGLKGKLLIDIGSGPSIYQLLSACESFEEIIATDYTDKNRLELEKWLKKIPGAFDWSPVVKYVCELEGDRDKWADKEERLRRTVTQVLKCDVNKEQPLEPAVLPLADCVLSSLCLEAACLTQEAFRAALRHIRTLLRPRGHLVLGGGFDTTFYMVGAKKFPCLPLKEKFVCEALQKSGFTIEKLETAPRAAETMSDEQSDYTAMFVVVAQRND